AAGTAATCACATCGACTCTTGCATCTTTCAGTAGATCGCTCTCGAGAAGGACAATTGCATTCGACAGAATATCATCAAGAATCTTCCTGCCAGCGCCATTGCTCTGCAGAGTGCTGGGGGAAACATCAAGCATCAGGACAACGTTTCTGCCCCCTCTCCAGCTGGAAGGCTCTGAACTAACAGGGAGGAGCTCCTCAAATCTGGTGCCCTGGTATGTATCGTCTGCGGGGAGATCAAAAGAAGAACTTCCTCCTACAACCACCATGCCGCCTCCGTTAATGATATAATCTCGGAGGGTTCTGGTTTCCACATCAGAAATTGTCGATGCAGCCTGGTTGTCAATTATTACGGCATCCGTACGGTTCAGGGAACCAAATGACCCTGAAACCCTTACGTCATAGATCTCCTTCATCATGCCTGCAAGAGGAGAGTCAGGCTCATCTGTAACAAGAAGGACTTCTGGTTTGGGAGTTACGTATATGCTTTTCATGTACTGGTTATTGTTCTCGAAATAGTCCAGGTTTTTAACACTGATGCTTGCCGGGTGAAGGGTTGCCTTTACCGTGTGGGGCCCAAGCGTTTCAAACGTGTGGTTGAACTCCATGCTTTCAATTCTTTCGGTCTGGGTAATTTCCCTCTCCATCACTTTCTGGTGGTCGACTGTAACCCTAACCCGGTAACTCATTTTGTCTTCAACTGATTTCCGGATATTGACCTTAAAAAATGCCTTATTATCTATTACAGCCTCGTTTTCGCCTTCAATCTCCACACTCAGGTCTTCTTTAACGGTCTTGGGGATAAGAGCGGAAACAGGGAAATTATTCTTATAACAATAAGAGAGAGCTTCTTCAACCGGCATCCCTGAATTGCTCTGCCCGTCAGAAACCACAAGCACGTAGTTGTCAGGCGAAGCCTGCTGGACGATAGCATCTCCAAGGGATGTATGTATCCCTGAAATCGTTGTAACCATAACAGGGACTCTGGTATTGAGGTCATCAGCAAGCTCTCCGGACACACCTTTTTCCAGCAGGTCCATACTGACACTCTCGTCAGAGATTATGGTTATTCTGGACTGGCTGGTCTCTGGGGAACTGATCTCCACAGAATAAGGTGCAGCAAGAGCCAGGATAAGGAGAAAGATCACAAGGGAATGGACAAACAGATGTCTTCTGTTGATTTTTCTCCATAACCCCAGAAACACAAGAAAGGCAAGAGGGATAAGTAGCGTCAGTTCATTCAGGTGTAAAAAATTAAAACCATAGGGAAGATCAAAGGTCATATGATCCCTCTCCTTAACATAACCGCACTTTCAACTATGAGGAGCAGCAGTAAGAGATAAATAAGGTATTTCCTGGACCTGTCAGGGGAAACCGTGTGAAGGTCCTCTTTCTGGATCGCTCCGTTCTCACCTGTCAGGTTCAGCCTTTTTTCTGTAAAGGTATTTGACTCAGCGGAATCGTACAGATTTACCACAATGGTTTTCTGGTTTAGCCCGTACAATCCGCATTCGTCAAAATAGACGAAATCACTGCTTATAGTATCACTGGGTGTTTTGATTTTGATAGTCTGGTCAAATGCCTGATACTTTCCCGTGTTAACATTTGTTTCGCTTATATCCTCAATTCCCCACATGTACCTGAGGAGTTTCACCCAGAACACAGGGTAGGTTGGGGTGGTGGCGAAATTGTTCCATGCATCGGTTTCTATCGTATCGCTGAACCCGATGTAGATTACTGTCCCTTCGTTTATATTATGCATGCAAACAAGAGGCCCTGCTTCCCCAGCCTCTACCAGGACTGCAGCATCCTTTTTCGGGATAGTAACAAGGAGTTTTCGAAGATAAACCTCGCTGAACGAAATGTCATCAAAAATATTTTTCCCACTTCCCACAGTCTCTATTGTGTGGCTGCCTTCTTTATCCACTGATTTGATATCCACAGGAAGAACGGAATAAAGCCCGTGCATTGCTGAAGAATTGTACAGGCATTCGTTTCCTATAACAATCAGGTCTTTCCCATTTTTTGCGGAGGTTACGATTTCTTTGACAGTATGGGAAGGTAGAGGTTTGTATCTGGAGTTAACAACTATGGTATCGTAGTCTGCAAGTTTCTCCGGGAGATCCTTCCGCACATCAACATCAATATCAGGAAGCAGAGAAATTGCCGTTATCAGGGGGGATCTGCTGATAGCCTGATCGCTGTCCGTCAACACCAGGATTTTTTTGGGCTTGACCTCAGGAATTGAAATACAGGCAATGTTATCGCAGGGTATTGCATCTTCATTCAGGATTTTGACAGTTGATATTCCCTGAGGGATTTTTGAGAACTTTATCTGCTGCGACCCGTACTCTGCAAGCTGTACGGAGTTGCTGACTTTTGTACCGGAACCGGAATCAGAGCCGCTCTCCATCAGGACATCAAGTTTTACACTTTCATCATTAAAGTTTCTGATAGTGCATGTGTATTCATATGTCCCGTCATTGCTGTCTTTCAAATAACCGTCTACAATTGCATAATTGGCAGTTTTATTGCCCACCTGCCTGAACTCAAGCTCCATGTTTTTCGTGTTTGCGATTCTTATATATGTCTCAGGAGCCCTTCCTTCCCAGGTCTCAAAATCGGATATAACCACAATTTTCCCATACTCGTTCTCTTTTTCATTTATAGCTGTCAGAATGGCCCTCGGAATATCTGAAGGAGTATGTTTTGCCTCCATTCCATCAATTACTGTTTCAGCATCTTTCGCGCTCAGAGATTTTGCAAGCAATACGGGAATGCTTTCCGCAGCAGTAATCGTATTTTCCTGGCCCAGGCGCTCTATTGCTATTGACTTCGCCTCATTAATGCGGTCAGGAGCCGACATGCTCGCAGACGAATCCATTATGATTATTACCTTTTGAGCATCTGCTTTAACATCCTCTATAAGCGGACCGGCTATTGCCATGGACAGAAAAATAAGAGCAAGCAGCTGCAGGTAAAATAAGGGGTCAGTTATTCTTTTACTGAGAGTGCGCCTGGAATCGAGCAGGTTCTGGCTTATCCGCCTGACAAACATAAGGGAAGGCAGAATGATGTTTTTCGGGCGGGGCCTGAGCAGGTATATGATCGTAAGGGGAATTATCCCTGCAAGCGCAGCAAGACCCTGAGAAAATTCAAAGTCCATGAGCAGGATCACCCTTCACCTATGATTTTTAGAACAGTATCAAAAGGCTCGTTTTTTATGCTGACCCGGAAGTAAGGGATTTTAAAATCGTATGCAATTTTCTCCAGTTCAGCCATATGCTTTGAATATTCGGAGGCATATTCTTTTTTAAATCCAGCTCCCACTGTAAAACTGATTTCTTCGCCTGTTTCGCTGTCAATAAACTTTACTGTCCCGTCCACGGATTCAGGAAGGTTTATCTCGTTCTCATCATAAATGTGCACAATTACAAGCTCGTGCCTGGACAGCCTGTTAACCGCCTTCTGGACGGAATCAAGGTTGTCCAGAAAATCCGACATAATAAGAACCATTGATTTCGATTTTATTCTCGGGTATATCGAGTCGGCACAATCTGCGAGCTTTGTGGTTCCGC
This window of the Methanosarcina mazei S-6 genome carries:
- a CDS encoding vWA domain-containing protein; protein product: MDFEFSQGLAALAGIIPLTIIYLLRPRPKNIILPSLMFVRRISQNLLDSRRTLSKRITDPLFYLQLLALIFLSMAIAGPLIEDVKADAQKVIIIMDSSASMSAPDRINEAKSIAIERLGQENTITAAESIPVLLAKSLSAKDAETVIDGMEAKHTPSDIPRAILTAINEKENEYGKIVVISDFETWEGRAPETYIRIANTKNMELEFRQVGNKTANYAIVDGYLKDSNDGTYEYTCTIRNFNDESVKLDVLMESGSDSGSGTKVSNSVQLAEYGSQQIKFSKIPQGISTVKILNEDAIPCDNIACISIPEVKPKKILVLTDSDQAISRSPLITAISLLPDIDVDVRKDLPEKLADYDTIVVNSRYKPLPSHTVKEIVTSAKNGKDLIVIGNECLYNSSAMHGLYSVLPVDIKSVDKEGSHTIETVGSGKNIFDDISFSEVYLRKLLVTIPKKDAAVLVEAGEAGPLVCMHNINEGTVIYIGFSDTIETDAWNNFATTPTYPVFWVKLLRYMWGIEDISETNVNTGKYQAFDQTIKIKTPSDTISSDFVYFDECGLYGLNQKTIVVNLYDSAESNTFTEKRLNLTGENGAIQKEDLHTVSPDRSRKYLIYLLLLLLIVESAVMLRRGII